The Podospora pseudopauciseta strain CBS 411.78 chromosome 2 map unlocalized CBS411.78m_2, whole genome shotgun sequence genome has a window encoding:
- a CDS encoding uncharacterized protein (COG:S; EggNog:ENOG503P2PR), whose translation MSQLPRYSFAHLAEHAPTSDSSQMAGMTRPSGAGINNYSAYAMMQDNLGGLSTYGNRHVPQQNMMASTLNASDFLKNYRIVKNSQLATAPVSWRDSDFTAPIYTEYRNNAPPSEAETLVSPTGGKLVSDSGYGSQTIRSVGNPSSVYNGDVDNPETQNITQQFSRYGLSQVTTDDRPRRRDARSQRAGSTTSTANNLRCLDCPQLTFKTNSELRKHKARHEKPFKCDMPDCPKATEGFSTNNDLDRHRAGVHRIYKSDTPVYQCFIDSCKDKNKTWPRPDNFRQHLKRVHHKENMDLSNFLYRCVTFGRPDIGGASVASEHAPSEAGTHSTYAGQHASWSGLGHGQPVTSLSHHMPDEPAVIQPQHLMYRSSMSQPDYSTLMNASGFHSHQSQTGLDDPRIPIEMDLQGLNIPHGFQQQVEPPVQEQTLEQPGYVSPDILTGAGSGLLPSMDEAGEMHAHPAVVIQIDDDTSPDNIMQEEEEDDDDEFAEQQQQQPKNEPVTLTSISPDQMTLDYSRRQSAAMVGDEESEAGEEDNEVSEQQDSSNLEEDASRLQLLAAATPSPEPTTTTTTTTTTTTTTTAIGQSPGSVVSIDLGDVENLKATLEILRSRGMLDRIVKEFGYQKSEEVVVLNNTTTTTPSAPSSVVAEVTKEVKCEIDDCNKVFSRPCELKKHQKRHAKPYACTFSNCDKRFGSKNDWKRHENSQHFQLEIWRCTEQVFSAAAAGEGGYECGKVCHRRESLKWHLERDHQFRDGGEIERKLNDYRHGRNFESRFWCGFCVKTVEPLGVGGPAHSERFDHIDCHFMGKGGFEKVDIGSWRSLEMVGEQEVRVGGGGGGTKKRGREEDGGDVVVGGGRSGKRSRGGRGRGEMLWTCCNCGAFWNFETTNQCMDTCSHTQCRNCRTFENEATNEEMSFD comes from the exons ATGTCGCAGCTTCCGCGGTACTCTTTCGCACACCTGGCCGAGCATGCTCCCACCTCTGACTCGTCCCAAATGGCGGGCATGACCAGGCCATCGGGGGCTGGTATCAACAACTACTCAGCATATGCCATGATGCAGGACAATCTGGGCGGCTTGAGTACCTATGGCAACAGACATGTCCCGCAGCAAAACATGATGGCAAGCACGTTGAACGCCAGCGATTTCTTGAAGAATTACCGTATTGTCAAAAACTCTCAACTAGCCACAGCACCAGTCTCATGGAGAGACTCTGATTTCACCGCACCTATTTATACCGAGTATCGAAACAATGCACCCCCGTCTGAAGCAGAAACGCTCGTGAGCCCAACCGGAGGAAAGCTTGTGTCCGATTCGGGTTACGGGAGCCAAACCATTCGGAGCGTGGGCAACCCGTCATCAGTGTATAATGGGGACGTCGACAACCCAGAGACGCAAAACATCACACAGCAGTTTAGTCGCTATGGTCTAAGCCAAGTCACGACCGACGACAGGCCACGCCGCCGCGATGCTCGAAGTCAACGGGCGGGTTCCACCACTTCGACTGCTAACAACCTCAGATGTCTCGATTGCCCACAGCTCACCTTCAAGACAAACTCGGAGCTCAG GAAGCACAAAGCACGGCACGAAAAGCCGTTCAAATGCGATATGCCAGATTGTCCCAAGGCAACCGAGGGATTCAGTACTAACAACGACCTGGACCGCCACAGGGCGGGCGTCCACAGGATCTACAAGAGTGATACACCTGTCTATCAATGTTTTATCGACTCGTGCAAGGACAAGAACAAGACGTGGCCGAGGCCAGACAACTTCAGGCAGCATCTGAAGCGAGTACATCACAAGGAGAACATGGACTTGTCCAACTTTTTGTATCGGTGCGTTACCTT TGGCCGCCCGGATATCGGCGGTGCTTCCGTTGCCTCCGAGCACGCGCCTTCGGAAGCGGGAACACACTCTACCTATGCTGGTCAACATGCGTCATGGAGCGGACTAGGACATGGCCAGCCCGTGACGAGTCTCTCCCATCATATGCCTGATGAACCTGCGGTGATCCAACCACAGCACCTGATGTACCGCTCATCAATGAGCCAGCCGGATTACTCTACTCTCATGAACGCCTCTGGATTCCACAGCCACCAGAGCCAAACCGGACTAGATGACCCACGTATCCCCATTGAGATGGATCTCCAAGGACTGAACATTCCACATGGATTCCAGCAGCAGGTTGAGCCCCCGGTTCAGGAGCAAACCTTGGAGCAACCGGGATATGTCTCTCCGGATATTCTAACCGGTGCCGGCAGTGGACTTTTGCCTTCGATGGATGAAGCGGGTGAGATGCACGCCCACCCCGCCGTGGTGATACAGATAGACGATGACACCAGCCCGGACAATATCATgcaggaggaagaagaagatgatgatgatgaatttgcggagcagcagcagcagcagcccaaAAATGAACCTGTGACTTTAACTTCCATCTCGCCAGACCAGATGACTCTGGATTATTCCAGAAGACAGTCGGCCGCCatggtgggtgatgaggaatctgaagctggggaggaggacaacGAAGTCTCTGAACAACAGGACTCGTCCAATCTTGAAGAAGACGCCAGCCggctccagcttcttgctgctgcgacGCCATCTCCCGAGCCTACTACTACTACCACTActactaccaccaccaccactactacTACTGCCATCGGGCAATCACCGGGGAGTGTTGTCTCGATAGATttgggggatgtggagaACCTCAAGGCGACGTTGGAGATTCTCAGGTCACGGGGGATGCTGGATAGGATTGTGAAGGAGTTTGGGTATCAAAAgtcggaggaggtggtggttcttAACaacacgacgacgacgacgccgtCTGCGCCGTCGTCTGTTGTTGCCGAGGTTACGAAGGAGGTCAAGTGCGAGATTGATGATTGCAACAAGGTTTTTTCGAGGCCTTGCGAGCTTAA AAAACACCAAAAGCGCCACGCGAAACCCTACGCCTGCACATTTTCAAATTGTGACAAGCGTTTTGGGAGCAAGAATGACTGGAAGCGACACGAAAACAGCCAGCACTTTCAGCTGGAGATTTGGCGGTGCACCGAGCAGGTTTTTtctgccgctgctgctggtgaggggggttatGAATGCGGCAAGGTTTGTCATCGCAGGGAGAGCCTAAAGTGGCATCTGGAACGGGATCACCAGTTTCGCGACGGGGGGGAGATTGAACGGAAGCTGAATGATTACCGACATGGGAGGAACTTCGAGAGCAGGTTCTGGTGCGGGTTTTGCGTCAAGACTGTCGAGCCACTCGGGGTCGGGGGGCCGGCGCACAGCGAGAGGTTTGATCATATTGATTGTCATTttatggggaagggggggtttgagAAGGTTGATattgggagttggaggagtttggAGATGGTTGGGGAGCAGGAGGTtagggttggtggtggtggtggtgggacgaaaaagagggggagggaagaggacgggggagatgttgttgttgggggtgggagaagtgggaagaggtcgagggggggacgggggaggggggagatgttgTGGACTTGT TGCAACTGCGGTGCATTTTGGAACTTTGAGACGACAAACCAGTGTATGGACACTTGCAGCCATACGCAGTGTAGGAATTGCCGGACGTTTGAGAATGAGGCGACTAATGAGGAGATGAGTTTTGATTAA
- a CDS encoding uncharacterized protein (EggNog:ENOG503P12J; COG:S), producing the protein MAGHFSTIFSSTSSFGYANIDVPIQDLAASQTEGNLYIDPILSATTQRFLNDTHSKTYFTSMGVSAVPPPTQQRFASPMSSHEPSSASGSAPSPGAETESYYEHPTTPPEVLSVFSPTPGQFDDFSSTHDAIIRFTGSGMMPSYGAWTDGGMNSLYNDNDMDYSQGMFFEPSYTSTQCDMSTNQNTVGSDFTRLASPAEDMPMIKEEIQASTSYSSPLKRELDHDSDSSSEESSFPPSPKRHSDSGSEDEHRPAKKTKLNNNIHPAPIIQQQRIPTQVWHPQPQQQQQQQQQQQQQQQQRLPKPSPRRINPLAPSSVSFKCPDCNRTDFPDRTDFDAHVKKQHTRPFTCVFHFAGCEATFAAKNEWKRHVITQHLLLDYWLCTEGVCAKTNNGGCRLPNGAIFNRKDLYTQHLKRMHMPAGAKKLCAGRANKGGVLTPGEKEEMAGWEGRLRELQERGKRERCKLPEVMRCPVKGCKVGEFRGPEAWDQRMEHVAKHLEGAALGREGRVRFGGEEDGSLVEWARSREVGIIERGGRGGRWELRKVLERQGGSGNGQVRGGQGQKGRGVREEIVVSGRGEEEEDAEGDVDAEGEEE; encoded by the exons ATGGCTGGCCACTTCTCAACCATCTTCAGCAGCACTTCGAGCTTTGGGTATGCGAACATCGACGTTCCTATCCAAGACTTGGCTGCGTCACAGACTGAGGGTAACCTTTACATCGACCCTATCCTCTCCGCCACCACTCAGCGGTTCCTGAACGACACCCACTCCAAGACATACTTTACGAGCATGGGCGTTTCCGCTGTTCCACCACCGACGCAACAACGATTCGCCAGTCCCATGTCTTCCCACGAGCCGTCCTCCGCCTCGGGCAGCGCCCCGAGCCCCGGTGCTGAGACTGAATCTTACTACGAGCATCCCACGACGCCCCCTGAGGTCCTATCTGTCTTCTCACCCACGCCAGGGCAGTTTGACGACTTCTCGAGCACTCACGACGCCATCATCAGGTTCACGGGCTCGGGCATGATGCCGAGCTACGGGGCCTGGACTGACGGCGGCATGAACTCGCTCtacaacgacaacgacatgGACTACAGCCAGGGCATGTTCTTTGAGCCGAGCTACACATCCACCCAGTGCGACATGAGcaccaaccaaaacaccGTCGGCTCCGACTTTACTCGTCTTGCCAGTCCGGCCGAGGACATGCCCATGATCAAGGAGGAGATCCAGGCTTCTACTTCTTACTCTTCTCCCCTTAAGCGGGAGCTCGACCACGACAGCGACTCCTCTTCCGAGGAGtcttccttccccccaaGCCCCAAACGCCACTCCGACTCTGGCTCTGAAGACGAGCACCGCCCTGCCAAGAAAACCaaactcaacaacaacatccatcccgctcccatcatccaacaacaacgcaTCCCAACCCAAGTCTGGCACCCCCagcctcaacaacaacaacaacaacaacaacaacaacaacaacaacaacaa cagcggctccccaaaccctccccacGCCGGATCAACCCCTTGGCCCCCTCCTCGGTATCCTTCAAATGCCCCGACTGCAACCGAACCGACTTTCCCGACCGCACCGACTTTGACGCCCACGTCAAGAAGCAGCACACCCGCCCCTTCACTTGCGTGTTCCATTTTGCCGGCTGCGAAGCGACCTTTGCGGCCAAGAACGAATGGAAGCGTCACGTCATCACGCAGCACCTGCTGCTGGACTACTGGCTCTGCACAGAGGGTGTGTGCGCCAAGACGAACAATGGCGGTTGTCGTCTGCCGAATGGGGCGATTTTCAATCGCAAGGATTTGTACACCCAGCACCTGAAGAGGATGCACATGCCTGCTGGGGCGAAGAAACTTTGTGCTGGGAGGGCGAATaaagggggggtgttgacgccgggggaaaaggaggagatggccgggtgggaggggaggttgagggagctgcaggagagggggaagagggagaggtgtAAGCTGCCTGAGGTTATGAGGTGTCCTGTCAAGGGGTGTAAGGTGGGGGAGTTTAGGGGCCCGGAGGCGTGGGATCAGAGGATGGAGCATGTGGCTAAGCATCTGGAGGGGGCggcgttggggagggaggggcgggtcaggtttgggggggaggaggatgggagctTGGTTGAGTGGGCTAGGAGTAGGGAGGTGGGGATTATTGAAcgggggggacggggggggaggtgggagttgaggaaggtgttggagaggCAGGGGGGTAGTGGGAACGGGCAGGTTAGGGGGGGACAGGGAcaaaaagggaggggggtgagggaggagattgtggttagtgggaggggggaggaggaggaggatgcggagggggatgttgatgctgagggggaggaggaataa